ttgaaAAGTATTTATTAgattatcatttaatttttattatttatcttttaaaagttTGATTATTATTCATTTGAATGATATTGATAGTTTACAATTAACTTTCTTTTATCAAAATACATGGTAATTTCTTTGTATCAATTTTTTCTTTCAGTACcaagtagaaaataattttttgtttcaatACCAATTACACATACAGTCTACATATGCATGAAATAAATGGTAggaaatacaaataaaattaatgGTAGGaaatatataaaatcaaattCAAGTAAATCAACTACAAAATCATAATAACCCTAACCTCAATCTTGGGGGTTTCCAGCAAATACTTGTAATCAACCACGAATTTATTAAACACTTGAATTAAACTAATATATTGTTCACAAAATCAATAACGTGAGCAAAAGTTGAGGAAGTTAATTACATCCCTTATCTCCCATCTTTTATACCTTCTCCCCAACGTTCGATGAGTAACGGTCGGCGAGTCCTAtccaacggtcacctgctctCTCGTCCAATCGCTCGGCTAGCTCTGCCCTCGTCTATACCTCTGCTCTGCAAAGCCCCTCTCTGGTCTTTTTGCAATTTGTTTGCAAGTAAAGGAAGGAGAAAAGTCAATATTCAAGCAAAACTCGCTGAATGGTTTAGCGAGTTTTGCCATGCGTCCAACAACGGATGGACCAACGAAACCCATTTTCGTCTAGTGATATTTGCCATGTGTCCAACGCTACAATACTTTGTCAAACAAATTTCATTGGATTAAGTAGTAAGATTTAAATGATAATCCAATGGAGTATTAATGTatagcaaatctcgctggaccaagcagTGAGATTATGTGGAGAAtaattttgttaaaatattgtttaatatattattataaatgaCTCCTCAAACCGACAATTTAATACcctgatgagagagagagagagagagagagacattccTTTGATTTTGGCTCGTTGAACCGACAATTTAGTAGCGCTGATGAGAGAGAGGGAGTGTGATATTCttgtgaagagagagagagagtgatattCCTGTGATTTTGGCCCGTGGAACTGACAATTTAGTACTGCTGATaagtgagcgagagagagagagggggagagagagagagagagaggatgtttTTCTTAGCACTTAATTGATCCGACACTTGAGTCACATAAAACTCTACAACAGAATTTTAGCTATTATTGctgaaacagaaacagaaacagaaacagaaagaaACGAAAGACTTGAGATGTTACAAAACACGCTAAGGATCCAACTGATCATAACCACAGCACCAAATCCGAATGCATGCACTCCGCCAAAATTCTGACGCCTGCCATTTACACAGGGGGGTTTCGGAATTTAAGGACTTGGCAACCCACCACAGCCAGATCCACCGCCGACTCCCCCGCCAGCACCACCACCTAAACCCCCAGCGCCGCCGACTCCACCACCCACACCCCCACCACCTCCAGCCCCGCCAGCTCCTCCACCAGCACCACCAAGGCCTCCTACTCCCCCAATACCCCCCAATCCGCCGATTCCACCGATACCACCCAGGCCTCCTATTCCACCAGCACCACCTCCTAAACCGCCACCACCGCCCAAGCCGCCTGCCCCACCGCCTAAACCACCACCCGCACCACCCAAGCCGCCCACTCCACCAGCGCCACCGCCAAAACCGCCACCGGCACCGCCCAAGCCGCCTCCTCCGCCAGCACCACCGCCCACACCGCCACCACCCAAGCCACCTATGGCACCCACACCACCAGCGACACCACCAACGCCAGCAAAACCGCCGATTCCGGCAAAGCCACCAACCCCACCATATTTATAGAAGTTCTTTTCTTCTTTGAGGCCAATAGGAGAAGCTTCAGTGGGAGGTACTTTGGGTGCGCCTGTTTTGAGGGCAGCGGAATTAGTGGTACGTACTTCCTGCGTCTGGTTGATCTTTAGACCAGCGTCTCCGCGTTTACGTAGACTCCGTGCACTGGCGTGCACCGTTCCCAGAACAAGAACAAACAAAATATACCACCTTAttgccatctctctctctctctctctctctcttggaacCTCCGAGGTAGTACTGCAGCTGAGCTAGTGTTGCCTGAAGTCCTTTTTATGGCAAACTTAACGGTAGGTGACAGTTGCGGTATTAAAGAACCATAGTAAATGTGAATGCTTTTGTCCCCCAATTTCGAGAAAaagaagttaattttttttttttcttttcacaaGATCAAGATGAACTAAACATAtgcatgagtgtgtgtgtgtgtgtgtgtgtgagagagagagagagagagagagagagagagagagagagagagagagagagagggattatTGCAAGCCGTAGGATATGATGTGCAAGATCATTCCCTTCGTTCGGCTGGAATTAACCTGTCCGCTCAGGATTAGTTAAGTGACCCATACACAGACTCCTCGACATATGAATTCAATTCAAATTTgaggtttaaattttaatttggatgaatttgaataaaatttttaatatttttatattatttttatttaacttatataaatttaaatcataatttaaattttgaacttttaaCACAAGGTAGCATATTTAtactaattttctttttaaatagtTTTTATATTCACTTCAAAGACCCAATACTAATgagatattttattaattatataggaactgtatatcatggtattcctTTCACATGTTCATTTTGGCATCGGAATTAGTAGTTCCACTATTATTAAATTCTCTAGCAACAAGCTGAAGAATTCCTAGTATTGAGGAAAACATTTCTAAGTGTTGCAATCATTACTACAAATAGGACGAAACATACCGTCACTAACTATGTTATTTACATTCCTAAAATACTTTAAGAACGTCTTTTTCTTCGCTTCCAAGTTTTCTCTAAATGTGAGTTCCTAATGATATCTTGGGATGAATGTAAATTTTCGCCCCAAAAGATAAAATCTTTGAAGGCAAAATAATTATTTGTTCTCATACGTTGACATTTAAAGACACCTATTTTCATCCCCTAATGTGCATATGAGAGCGTTGtttgaagatgtgcttgcatagtttttagattcttttacaaaataactcaTGTAGAGATTCATTTTCCTCCTATTTTCTATTCTattaaatccaatgtcttctttgtcTAAAGACATCTTTTGAGACCCAACtactttgtcaaaattttcttttcctcttatgaaaCTGTAGATTATTTCAGATTGATCTTCTATTATTCTTTCTATAGACTAGTTATCTTTAAATCTTTCTCACTTTCACAAGTGGTTTGGAATTTTAAGTTCTCTAGTTCTTTTGtcatcttgttgattttactctcTAGTTCAGTAATAtatgagtctttttctttttcaatagagtGAGTTGACTCTAATTTGTTCATTAACATTTCATTCTCGCTTTTTAGTGTGGTGTTTCTTTTGGACACCATAACAAAGATTTTATGCAGTTTAAATAACTCTATTTGTAATTCAGTGTATGATGACATGCTGTCACAAAATTTACTACAAGATTAATTCATCACTAGAGTTAATGAAGGAGTTTGAATAAAAATTTACCTCATCATTTAACACCATGAGCCAGAAGTTTGCCATCTCCTAATCACTTGTGTCTCTTTCCAAGCTACTTGAGctggagtcatcccaagttgtggccttcattgcctttttcttcttcttcttcttcttagattcCTTCTTGAACCGTGGACACTCATGTTTAATGTGACCTACCTTTTTGCAGTTATAAATGTTGGAggttctgatttttttttcttttctgctAGTTTCTCCTTTGTCCATTTTAGATCCTAGAAATTTCTTagtaaatttcttattctttttgaaaaatctaccTAGTCGTCTGGGGATTAATGCTAGTtcttcttcatccatctcttcataTTCTTCATCGCTCGAGCTTTCTTTGGAAGCTTTAAGTGCGATGGATTTCTTAGCTTTGCCAACTTCTTTTGTTCTTTCATTATTAgtcatctcatacgtgagaagtgaCCCAATGGCTTCGTCTAAGGTCATGGCTtttaggtttctaccttcagttatAACTGTAGCCTTGGATTCCTAAACAGACAGAAGTCCTCTaaagattttcctaatcatttcttATGTTGGGTAGTTTTTCCGAACTGCATTTAGGGATTTTATTATATATGGGCAAACCTAGTGATATAATTGGTGTGAtaccaagagggggagggggatgaattggagatttaaaatttcttcctaggttaaatcagatagCAACAATATTTTgcaacctagggtatttctaagcAGTATCAATTACCCCAATTAATTAAgtgtgcaaatatttaaaacCAATATGACATTCTctacaaattaaatatttgcatacatcaaacacatcatatcccattttagatttaaagcgtgtatgtaaaataaataagCTATGTGTGCTGACATACACGTAtgttgcatatctcatttaaattaaatatgtatgcatgtaagatagttataataataaataaacaagcatacacatgtgaaaattaaagtacaggaatttaaatgtgagagagagagagagagagagagagagagagagagagagagagagagagagagagagagagagagataatttgttatcgagattcggccaaaccaacTTACGTCTCCGCCTTAGGCATAccgcccaaggattccactatacctgcttaCTTAAACGAgcggagcagaagccatttaTAACCTCTCTTTACGAGACGAGGAATACCCCAGCTACACTTAATGGACAGAGCCATAACCCAGCCACATTTTACTGGCGGTACTAAAACGCAGCTTAATTACCAGactgagcccaactggtctcccttacggggtggagactctccaattcaatttACTGAattgaaccaaaccggtctctcttacggggcagagactccccaggTCAATTCACGGGATGAGCCAAGCTagtacataaaaatatatatttacaaaataatgcTTTTAATACAAGCAGAGGtgtacacaataaaaactcttaaagtactctcatatgatatgaattaagcTCAGAGAGTAAGGGCGTTTTCGCAATACAAGTTttataatctttgaaaatgatatatatgataaaaatacttcaaaaatTTGACCCCATTAAAAAttttatctcaaaaataattttaagtaaaaatgtaggagaacctatGTTGTTTGCTTCCAAGGTGATTTTTGCACAATAGGAAtgtatgatctttgatttaaaaatatGGAGAAAGGcatttcaaagatttgaacatgataaatttgttctctaataaagattttgcaataaaaatttgTTTGAAGAAGCTATGAtttaagctcaaaaatatttgtgcaataaatacaatttgagcatttgaatcttgcaatagatgtgcaaagattcaaaagttttaaaacaagttcttccaaaaatatttatcaatgaaataactGGGAGaaactctaagcttactctcaaaaatggttttcaaaaataatgaacaagtgagagtaaaagctttTCAATGAAAATAAATGGCCAAAAATAAATGCTCTCACATAGAAAATTTTCAAGAAATGTGATGGAATTGgtgtcactacaaaaaataagaatattagtgatagttttaaaccatcactaataatcaaaaaatcgtcactaatagtattagcgACAGTTTtctcagtattagtgacggttctaactTTGTCACCATATCTGCAGATACTAATACTTAatattcaaactgtcactaataaatgagtattagtgacggaaaaaaaaatcatcactaatagcctacgaccatcactataaattatacatatggTTGGCTCAAATTCGTCACTGAAACACgtgtattagtgatgaatttaataaccgtcactaatatgactgTAGTAGTGATAGTtaataaaccgttactaatagtatgCTTTTTGTGACGATTATTTAAATCATTACTAATAAttaactattagtaacgattatgGGACTATCACTAATATTTGGCCCTCATAAGGTTGGTTCTATAGTGACGGTTTTCgtcttttagtgacgatttctaaaccatcactaatacttcatctccccattattagtaacggttttgcaaaccgtcactaatgctttgaaacaattaattttttttttttgaaatttcctataaaaacctgtaattacattttaacatacataaaattgaaccaaaattattaaaacattcataaattataaaaatttaaaatacaaattgttcaaaattaaaataaatacaagtacaaattcaaattaaagtataaaaaaataattttgttaagTTAACAAGAAATATAGGAAAAGTTAAAAGTTCCATGCATTCGACCCGACTGAAGTGTCTGACATCGTCGTAGTATTCTGagagccgcaaaccctacaaaataataattttacaagaaattagcttgctagtatacaatgtttgaacatatatgtacataGCATGATTTTGTGCTCATCACCGAAaacaatccatatttaatcataaagctttaagagTTAGGCATGATGTTCAgagttttcagaagagcctcaatattcaaaaagaaaAGCACGTGATGCAAATGGGTTCTTCATGCTCTATTTCTAAGAATGATGCTCAGCTTCTATAGatatgttcttatgcatgcattttcaatttaggatgaaAATAAATCTTCATTTAGCAAtcactcatcatttcaataacaatttaagcatgcatcatattataaacatttagcacttgatttttaggctttgattattttggaaaaaattttaataaaaattcagcagcatgccgtttataaatagaacatttcctaaaCTGTAAATCAAAAAGAATATACCAGATAGCCTAACAGTTTAgaatatcatacaaaacataaatCACTGCATTTGCCATGAAGATGACATTCCAGATaaggcatgcaatccagtagctcaaataatagttcaaacaaaatataaatcatccatcaaagaAATGTAATCATTCACTTGGTTTGCAAAAATGTGACACAAATTTTTACGTACTTATTTGAGTGGGCATCCAAGAACACGTCTGAACTCTGTGAGAACTTATGGGGCAGACGGGTCCAGGATTTTTCTCTCTTCCAATGCAAGCCTTTTGTGCTGTCGCTTCTGATGATTTGCAAACTCCGTGAATAAATCCCTACGCTCCTTAGCTATCCTGTATTCTACAGTTCCTGAGTGATAGAACTTTAATTCTTCGCCAATTATAGCATTTGTGCTCTGTAATTCCTACTGCAAgatgagaatcataaaatcaattatgcaatttcACAACAGAGCTCAAATAGTAGAACAAAATCTCAGTTTTATAGTTgatgatattttctaaaaaaacatcaaaaataaaaatgaaagtactTTCTAGAGACTTCGGTTTTAGGTTCCCAATTAATGGTTTAAACATCCATGCCTTGGTATCTTTTCAGTTATCACCCATGGTCTGCAAAAAATGAACAACACAATAAAAGCTAATTGAGAAGGGAAATATAAGATCTAATGAAAGCAATTACTCCAAATCAAATATAATTCGATATAGAACTAGGGGAAAAAGCGGACACTGTACAATCAACAATAATAATGCATTAAGTTGATACCTTCCTGTTGAAGATGTTATAATATGATTTGAATTCTCCAAAAATTCCCATAATTTCTCTAGGTTCTCTTTAGAATCCAACACAATGATTCCCCTCGTGTATGTTTTTGAAGACAAGCTTGGGAAAATGTTGGCTTGTGTTGATATGGTAGTTTGCTTCTGTATGAATTCAACAACTATTCTTGGGGACAAGTCTTTCTCCAAATTGTCAATTAACACAAAATGGTCAGAGTCTGTGATTCTATTTATACGTGAAGTTTCCCCTCCCATATCTAAATCTTGCTCTATAGACTGAGACAAAATTGACTTGTTCTTGACATTTGAACTATAAATATCCTCATTGTAGGTAGTACTTCCAACACTAGAATCACCGCCTTCTTTTGAATCTAAACCAGACACTAGTAGGCTAGTAGGCCAGTTCTCCATTATTAAATTGTGTCTACGCAAAGTATGTCCAATTCTGAACAGAGTAAAGTACATTATTTCATAAACCAAAAAAAGAAGTCAACCGCATACCATATAGAACAATACAAAGttaatttgtagtttcattttgaCAAGTAAATCCCCTTTACAAGACTATACAAAAAAGAACATCCATTATTTTCTATCCACTAGATGTgttgaaaatataaaaacattcaCAAAAGCAATTAATCAAAGTAAGatattaattgattggataaTTATCACAAATTTTGAGGCTCCATTACTCCCTACACAGCTTCAAGCACATCCTCATCACATTTGATGAGACCATTAGTGACCTTTCAATTGTCCACATTCCATCAACCAATGtcgttttagtgtattttggatcctttagttcaaatTACTAACATTGTATAGTAAGGGGAACATATTGTACATTTATTTTAAGCTGCTactaatacaaatatatatatatatatatatatatatatatatatatatatatatatatatatatacatgttttagGCACTTGAAcctcctccctcctttctttGCCTAAgcgcatgggtgggttgctcgtgaagatgagtACATTTTAATAGGGTcattatgagaatatttttgtagCAGTCGACAGATGACAACAATTCTTGATATTATCCACGAAGCAAAACTGCATATATATCAAGTGATATATTGGAAAACATCGCCAGTGTGGTTGACACCATAGAcgagaatctggatgagttgaatATAAAATAGAATGAGCAACTAATGTCcctttaagtagaatgcttgaagagaaagaccgtcACTAGTAGTCTGAAATTATTCGCTAGCTTCACCTTTATAAGTCGACTGAAGATCCCCCAAAGGggtggattattagtgatggttttttaaCATTGTCCTTAATAATACATGTTAACGAAAGAACAatctgtgtttgattggttgagtttagaaCAATTTCACTAAAAGTAAAATTATCATCTTGCGCTTCATTTAATTGCAACTGAATTAGGAAGAAACATAAGTGGTCGGTTTCTTGTTATATGTCTTGAGGATATAAGGTAAAATGGGGAGTTTTTTcattgtatttatgaaatataattGGTGATTGCTATGGGAGATtttccacacgtgtatgtttgcatttATTGGTATGATTGTTTTGCATACActcctttaattttaattgggATATGGTTTAGTGAATCGGAAAATTAATTATTccgcaaaagtttttaaaacccaattcaccccccactccTTTTATTTTACTTTTCCATTTTGTTCATACTTCTTAAGAGCATATGCAGTTGCATGTGATGTGCACAAAACTACAAGCTTTTGATCTTCACCCAAGTGCTCAGCTAGTATCCTAgatatataaaaatattgaagGATAAAAAAGTAGGGATCTCTGCAACTTTATAGATCTGAAGTATGGGAAAGAGGGAATGAATCTATAAATTACTTTGACCAAGTGGTCACGGATGTGTTAGGACTACCGCATTTGGTTTGGACATCGTATACTCGACTTGGATGCCTAAGTGCTTAAAACCACtaagtttgttaaatttttttgtattctaactttgcttctagaATGTATCTTGGAGACCACGGGAACAGGAGATGGGTGTGACAAGAAACATACCTGAGTGCACCAAAACAACTTAAGCACCTTTAGTGACATGCAACTGTCCACAATCAACCCCAAGGCCTCATTCGTTGCTCCATTCATTCATTGTCTCTACCTTCATCTTTGAAGGTCCTTCACTATGCTGGTTAGGATTCCTCGATGCAAAGGAATCGCAACCTTCCCTGTGCATTCTTGATTGATCAGATACTTCGCTACACACCAAGATTCCAACTAGCTCATTAGCACCCAAGCACCTAACAAAAGACCGTAGTTCATCatctaaactcaaccaatcaaacacatatTGTTCTTTCATTAACGTGCATTATTAgggattgttggcctaactaggcttttcaatcttgttttgatgataacaaatgaagaatattttaacatgtgctattgagtgactttatttcaaaattaagtaAAACAACACTCATGATCATGGTAGCAAGctagaaatcaaagtcaatcaagtgaaagcttcttagAATATTAaagcaataaaagacaaatgaagagcttaaaggctaagtaggacttgaagtaaagttgaacctcaagagacttgaagacttagaaCTAAATGAGTTCATGCTTAGAAAGatatatgtaagtacttcaatacaatactatttagatatatgaagctctttaggataagaagacttagaaaccatttcttctaaaacccttgaacatgattttgaaagagtggtAGTTGAGCTTTTTAAaatgaactagagtttaaaaatcaaaactgAAAAAGAGAGGACTAGTCAGCTAACTGACCAGTTTTGAACTGGGATCAGTTAGCCGATTGACTCCCTGGTCTGTCTAGCTAACTGACTATTTTAAACATAATTGAGTCAGCCGATTGAAATAtttatcagaattaattttttgagagacaaaatggtgtcaaccgcctgtccagccgactgactagtacaaaaatgacctAATTGAGTGAGTCAGCCAACTCACTCTAcgaagattttgaatttgaactatacgggaagtttttcaaaattaattctatgatttaatatcttttgaaaagttacctaaatattccatgtcaacttgttaaatgaggaaaattttctttaagaaatctataaatacatctcttactcaatgaaaatatacgctcaagcaatacacgatttcaatgctaaaactctcctaaagctcatacttgctcacactcttgctggaGGAAAACTCTATGAAATTGTTAGTTGATTAAAAagttttgtttttgatttgcaactgaaatttctatatcaataagaaagaaccatcggtgacttctaaaccttgagcttcatattttctatttagtttagattttgaagtacgattcgtgatttaacttgtacaacttactctgtgtttgagagtgtttttgtatgctaagtttatcttgtattcttgtagattgtgatgattctaggattgttggatttttggctaagcgaggggatatcgcttagagaggtgttgctctagcctatttgaaggagtgaccgagtgaggggagatcacttagagaggcagactctagcctaatgaaggagtgtgtaaatggtgttgttccacccagcaAATGAACtcgttttagtgaatcctttggtggtttgccaaaggcgaggacgtaggctacgTATAAGCCGAtcctcgtaaaaaccgtggtctcactctctctttcctttgctctttattttgagtatatatataaactgcgtggatgttttaaattccttaatcataaacactacgcggatttgatattaagtaaacttaagcttaatttgtttttgggattgtgaaaaccgaaagagagtacgttggttgatccattttTTGCGAAAAcagtaaggaagtacgttgattggtgaaacactcaaagattctttaaactgaaagtttatttaacgtctaagcttttggaaagagtattggattgcacctcattttaagaaagcaaattcattaactacaAGGCTGTAAACAAACAcaagctgaatcttatatcttagtttggatattgtggttgattggaaaattgattggtttgattgattgattgattggtaaCTTGTTTTTTTAAATACTTGTGGTTGTAGATGGAAAGTATTTATTGTGCATTTGAATAAATCAATaagaagtaaagaattcattaaaagaagaaaaagaagttaaggattcttgaaaagaattaaaacgaaaatttttaaatccaattcacccgcctcttggggctacaccttagttttcaattggtattatagaggggttataacaaatcctaacaagtagttatagaaTGAtctaatggcacacataggagtagctcactttggagagggtcaatcatCAACCcagccacccatcttttgtggtttgaactatactttttgaaaacaacgtatgagaatatatattcaaactatgaattggaaagtttgggagcTTGTCAAGGATGctgacctaattccccttaaactagtagatggaaaacaagttcctaaggagaaaaaggacatgactgaaatTGATCACAAAATGCcacaagttaattctagtgctatgaa
This genomic stretch from Malania oleifera isolate guangnan ecotype guangnan chromosome 3, ASM2987363v1, whole genome shotgun sequence harbors:
- the LOC131151852 gene encoding glycine-rich protein 5-like, whose product is MAIRWYILFVLVLGTVHASARSLRKRGDAGLKINQTQEVRTTNSAALKTGAPKVPPTEASPIGLKEEKNFYKYGGVGGFAGIGGFAGVGGGLGGAGGGFGGGAGGVGGLGGAGGGLGGGAGGLGGGGGLGGGAGGIGGLGGIGGIGGLGGIGGVGGLGGAGGGAGGAGGGGGVGGGVGGAGGLGGGAGGGVGGGSGCGGLPSP